Part of the Borrelia duttonii Ly genome is shown below.
TAATTCCTTCTTATATTGCCTTGTTTCTTTAAGTAATATTGAATTTTGTTTCTCGAGTTCTTTGATTTTTGCTTTTAATATTTCATATTCGCTCATGTAATTTATATGTTAACTAAATGCTATAAAATAAGTAAATTTATATATAAATATGTTAGCAAATACTCTTAATTCATGTCAAATTATATGTCTCTCCATTGTATGCAAAATTTAATGTTTAAGACATGTATTTTAATCAGAAGGGCTAATATTTAAGGGTGCAGCACAAAATATCTAGTAAACTTTGTGGTAACTTTAACAAATACTTGAAAATTTAGTCTCTATTCTTTCTAGATTTTATTTTAAAGACTCATCTGTTTGCAATGAGAGATATTTCTATTCTTTTTTTAACTTATCTTTCCCTGTTAACTTCAAGTTAACATTTTGTTTACTTATACCTTTTTTTAAACCTTTTTAATTATCCTTTTACTTTTATGAAAATATCTTGGTACTTTCTTTCTTAAATCTGTATTTTAAATTCTATTTATGAAATTTATTTTGTAGATTGATGGTTTTATGAGTCGTTTTGATTGCAAGTGCTTGTTGCATTTTCTTTAATGCCTTTTAATGTTTCATTATTCATTGTGCTAAAATATCCATTTATTACAGTTTTGAATGTTCCTTTTTTTTGCTCTGCTTCATCTCCTGTGCACTTTGCAAGTTCTGATTGAATGTGATCGAGAGCATCTTTTATATTGGATTCATTCAAGAGTACAAGTTGTGTGAACATATTTTCACTATTCAAAGCTTCTTTTAAAAAATCTAGACCTTTTTTCTGATTGTCATTTAACTTTTCTCTTAATGCTTCTTCAGGTGTTTTTTGTGCTTCTACTTGTTGTTCTAAGTCTCTTTTATTTCTGCTCTTAATTCCTTTATTTGTATTATTTTCTTGATCACAACTACTCATTAGTAGTAATAAAATCAAGGTAAAATTGGTTATTTTCATATAAAATCTCCTCATTTTAATAGATATTTTTGATTTTAAATATATAGCGATTATTGGAAGTATTTATTGATTTTGTAAAATTGTTATTTTGTTATAGAGTTTATGTTAAACTAAAATTAATTTTTGTTAAATTATAAGGTTGAAGAGATATGAATAAAGTAAAAAGAGCATATGAAGATTATGCCATGTATTTTAATGAAGATCGATTAAGTGATGCTGAAATAGCGAAAGAGCTTTGTGTTTCACGAGCTAATGTATGTAAGATGAGACAAAAATGGGAGATTAGTCAAGATAATCCAAAAGAGTTTGATAGTGACAATAAAATAACCATTTGTAAAACTACTCTTGATAGTGTCTTAGGTCGAGTACTCGAAAACAATGCCAAAGCACGTGAGCTCAAAAGTCAATTCAGTATAACTAAAAGTCAACTTGGACTTAAGTTTATGAAGGCATTTGATAATTATTTAGAATTAGAACTTGAGGATTGTATAGAAGAAATAAATCTATTGGAGAGAGAGATCAAAATGATTAAAAATAAAGGAAATAGTAGAGAACTTCAAGATAAGAAGATCAAACTCAAAGATTTAAAACGTCAGAAAGAAGATAAAACAATGAAGTTATGTTATGAAACAATGAAGAAACTCAAAATTGCAGACTTAGATGAGGGTAGATTTAGGTTTGGAGGATAAGTAAATGGATATATACAGTAGTAGTATTTTTAAGTCTCTGCAAAGGGAATATAAGCGTGATTTTGGTATTGATATTGCTTCTTTTATGAAGCCAAAACCGGTAGTTATTGATTTTAAAAGCTTTGAAAATAAGTTCTTAAATAAAAAACAACGTAAAGTGTTAAGTGCTATTGAAAAGAATAATCAAAACAAAGTTATTTTATCAGGTGGAATTGCAAGTGGTAAAACATTTTTGGCTTGTTATTTATTCTTAAAAACTTTACTTAAGAATAGACATCTTTACAGGAAAGGTACCAATAATTTTATATTAGGTAATTCACAGAAGGCATTAGAAATTAATGTTATAGAACAGTTTGAAGATCTTGCTAATATGCTTAAAATACCTTTTGTTCCCAAATATTCAAATAGGTCATATTTTGAAATCGATTCTTTAAGGGTTAATTTATATGGTGGTGATAAAATCAGAGATTTTAAAAGATTTAGAGGATCGAATTCTGCTGTTATTTATGTTAATGAAGCAACAACTCTTCATAAAGAGACATTAAAAGAAGCGCTTAAGAGACTAAGAATAAAACCAGAGTTTATTGTTTTTGATACTAATCCTGATCATCCAGAGCATTATTTTAAAACAGATTATATTGATAAGAATACAGTATATTCTACATATAATTTTACGACATATGATAATGAGGAAATTTCAAAGGAATTTATAAAGACCCAAGAAGAACTTTACAAAGACTTTCCAACATATAAAGCCAGTGTACTACTAGGAGAATGGGTCGCAAATAATGATGCGATATTTCGTAATATTAATATTATTGAAGACTATGAATTTAAAAGTCCTATAGCTTATTTAGATCCTGCATATAGTAGTGGTGGGGATAATACTTCTCTTTGTGTTTTAGAGAAAGTGTCGGATAAGTATTATGCATTTATATTTCAAGAGCAAAAACCAGCTGTTGATCCATATGTTATGAATACAATAAAGGTAATAATGGGGAATTTAAATGTTAATACTCTTTATATTGAAGATAGGGATGATATTAAAGGAGCTGGGGCTTTAACACGTGAATATGTTAGACTTCGAAATAATATGGAAAATTACTTTAGAATTGCACCAACAAAACCAAAAACAGATAAACACGCAAGAATTGTTTCTTTATTAACACCATTTACTTATAACAAGATGCATTTATTAGATTATAGTAGTCGTTCTGTATTTCGTGATATTTATTCATATAATGGAGATGGTAAAGTTCATGATGATGCTCTTGATGCATTATCAGCAGCATATTTAATTTTGTCTTTAAATTATCGTGATAGAATTAGGCATTTTACTAAATTTACTTTCATTTAGCTTATAAATTATTGTATAATAATTATATAAGGAGATTCTTTATGGAGTATATGCAAATGGAGCCTGTAATTACTAGGCAGATGGTATTAAATGAGCTTGTAAAAGCTGGTATTAAGAGAGATATTGCGGACGATTTATCTTATAGATACTATAAAAATGAACTTACTACTAAAGATCTTCAATATTTAAAAGAGAACTTTGACATAAAATTGGAGATGTTAGAACGTGGTTTAAAGGCTGAGATTAAAGAGCTTGATAACAAAATAGATACTGTTGAAAATAACTTAAATAATAAAATCGACAAAGTAAGGGACGAATTAAAGTCAGATATTAAAGAACTTGATAATAAGATAGATATTGTAAGAAAAGATATTGAATTGAACAAAATGGAACTTGATACTAAGATAGATAAATTTGCATCAGAGGTTAAAGGAACATTAAAATTACATGCTTGGATGTTTGGGACCATTATTACTTTAACTATAGGAATTTTATTAACGCTGATATTTAAATAAGTAAATATTTCTTCTATCTAAAAAATAAGTTTAAATTTTTTTGCAATTTTTTATAATTTTTGTTATTATTTTTTAGCAAAAATAAATAATTGATCTATAATTATTTTTTGTATATTGAATAAGGTTATATAGGGTTGATGTATTGGAGAAATAATGAAATACAACTCTAAAATCAATTCTTATGAATTATACAAACATTCAATATTTTTCAGGAATTATATAAATAATGTTGCAGAAGACGTCCTGCACAATGGGATCAACTTAGAAGTTATTTATAGTACTGCTTTAGGTGGTATTGAAGATACGTTAGATAATCTAAAAGTAGAACTCAAAGAAGCACTATTGAATTGTATCATAAGTTACAGATTCAATGGTATTGGCTATATTTTGGTTAAAACAGCAGGAGATGATAATCTTGACTTAGAAATTAATTCAGAATTACCAATTGGATTTGTGTATTTAGATTTTGGTTGTGTGAGAGATAGGGGTTCTAAGTCTCCTTATGTCATATATTCATTCAAAGAAGAGGATGATGAGGGAGTTTTAGTTAGAAGAGAAGTAAAGATCCATAAGAGTCGTTTGATCATATATGAGAATTATGACTATATTTTGGGTTCATATACACCATGTTATACGCAAAGTTTTCTGCTAAATGTAGCTCTTTTTGAGACTATCTACCAAGAGATAGATAGAAGGATTCGAAACTACAATTTTCTATTCTACAAGGATGAGTCTTTAGCAGAGATTAATGATGCAATAAGTAAAACATCTTTGCAATTTAATTTACTTACTAAGAGCAATAAAGATAATAGTTCTGGCATGTTTAAGAAGTTGTTTAGGCGAAATTCTGATGATGGTAGTGGTGATAATAGTGGTGATGAGGTCGTAAAGAAGGGTACCAATATCTTGAATGCGCTAAATAATGACTTGTCCCACGAACTTGAGAGACTAAAATCCAACTTGAATAATGATGGGATATTCTATTCTGGAAGTGAGTCTGCACATTTAGAAGTCATGAAATATGAACTTACTTTCCTGAAAGACACTTTAGAACTTGTAAAAGCAAAAATAGGAGCAGATACTAAAGAACCATTAACTAGAAGTTTTAACGAACAAACCAAAGGTCTTGGCAACGATGGTAAAGGAGACCGAAGTAATTATTATGATTTTTTGAAGGGGGTGCAAGAACGAATTGAAATTGCGGTAAATCAGAAGCTTAATCAGTATTTTGGTCTTGATATGAGATTCAATTCTCTGATTCTTTTGAGCGAAACTGACAAGATTGAACATGACATCAAATTACTTGAACTTTTTGAGAAATATAAGAGTGCTATAGGTTATGAAGAATTGTCAGAAAAGTCAGTTGAGCTTTTGAAAGACAAATTGTTTTTTGGAGAAATTTTCTTAGGAGGTTGAAAACGAATGAAAACAGAAACTAAAGAAAACAAGAAAGTAGTTAGTAAAAATGTCAAAGTAATTAGCAAAGCTAATAATGTAAAAAGCGAAGTTCCTACAAAAACTATTAGTTTGGACGAATATAATAAGCTTATGAAATATAAAAAGGGACTTGCTAAGAATGACAAGCAGATATTATCAAACAAAGCAAGTAGACCTTTGAGCATAAATCAAAGAGTAGCGCAAGAATTAGCCGAAGTCAAAGCAAAGAATAAAGCAAAGAATCAAATCTTACGAGAAGCTATTAAACTTAATGAAATTGATTCTTTGTCAAAGAAATATTTGAGTAGTCATTTTAATAAAGAGGCGCTGTTATCACGTGGACACAGTTTAGATGAGATTATGTTGGCGCAAAAGCGAGAACTTGTTAGAAAGTATGTTCCAAGGGATCAAATTAGGGCTATAGCTAAAATCGATAATCTTGAGCATATCAAAGGCACATTATTGGACATGCTTTTAAATCTTGCCAAAACTTCGATGAAAAAGACTAGAAAGAACAAAAGTGTTACAACTAAAAGTATTGGCAAAACTGGTATCAAATTTGAGGATAAGATTTCTACTGCCTCCCCACACTTCAAGTCAACCAATAACAATGAATTGAGAAGCGGTATCTTAAACAGATACAAAGAGCTAGTAAAGCGATCTTCAAAGGTTAGAAAAAAAAGATCTAAAGTTTAAAAAGGAGACTAAATGGCAGATATTGCAAAACTAAAAAAGGAATATGAAGATAAGCTTAACGAAATAAAGTCTTATATGAAGAATCCAAGTGTTGATCCTGGATTGTTTAGTAATAATACTGAATTTAGAGATAAGAATCTGCATTTTGCAGCATCAGGTGGTACTACCACAAGTAGTGTGGATATCATTGAAAATATGCCATCTAAAGGATATCCCTATAAGCGTGGTGTAAAATTGGATTTTTCCGATGCTAAATATGAACCAGTTGTAGTACCAGGTGGTGGTAGTGATCTATATGGCATATGCGTTGACATTGATGATTATACAGAAATAGCTCAAGTTGTCCCTATTAATAATAATTTTCAAGGTTGGTTAATTGCTAAAAAGGATAATGCTACGAGTATTGCTATTGGAGATAAATTGAAGTTTAACAGTTTTGGGGAACTAGAGAAAGATACTAGCTCATCAAGACTTATCAATGCAGTTGCACTTTCTAAGGCTGTAAAACTTAACGAAAATCTTCACATAATACATGTTTCTATATTTGGTAATAGGGCTAAAAGCTAATGAGTAGTAAAGTCAATGATTTAGAATTGTCTTCTCAAGTAGATGATACAAAAGAACAAGCTGATCTTGAGATTGAATCAGAAATTCAAGTAAATCAAGATAGTAGTTCACATACTCCTAAAAGTAGAAAAAGAAGAGGAGCAGAAGATGTAAGTCAAAATCTAGATAGTCGTTTTGGAACAGAGAAAGAAAAACAATACAGATTGGCATATCTGAGACTGAAAAAATATACTAAAACAACAACAGAAGATTTGGCTGTAAGAAGTTGTGCAAAGAATGGTTTTCAGGGCAGTGCCGATTTTCCTTATATCTTGACACAAACTATCTCAAGCAGCGTGGACAAATATGAAAATTATCCTTATAAAGGTTTTCCATACAAACGTGCTGTGAAATTGAGTTTTGATACTGATGGGTCTGTTTTTGTTGAGACAAGCGATGATTCTAACGTATATGGCATATGTGTTGATGTTGATGAGTATACAGAAACAGCTCAAGTTGTTCCTATTACTAATAATGTTTCTGGTTATTTTATATGTGCAGATTCTAGTATACAATGTGGCGACCATTTAGACTTCAATTCTGAAGGCGAATTGGTAAAAGCCAGTTCTAATTTACCTACTTCAATTAACATTATTGCATTAAGCAATACTTACAAGCATGATTTTAGAACTCCAGCTGAACAAAGCGATTCGTCTTTTAGTTCAAGTAGTGATTTTATAATTCATTTTGTCAAAGTTACTATATTTGGCAACAAAGCCATACAAAGAAAAAGCTAAAAAATAAAAAGGAGGTTAGAGTATGCCAGATATGAAACAGCTCATCAAAGATTATGAGGACAAAAGAAAAGCTCTGGCGGCTGTTATCAAAGGTGGTAGTAAAGAAGTAGAACTCAAAAGTAATACTTTTGATTTTAGAAA
Proteins encoded:
- a CDS encoding DUF228 domain-containing protein gives rise to the protein MSSKVNDLELSSQVDDTKEQADLEIESEIQVNQDSSSHTPKSRKRRGAEDVSQNLDSRFGTEKEKQYRLAYLRLKKYTKTTTEDLAVRSCAKNGFQGSADFPYILTQTISSSVDKYENYPYKGFPYKRAVKLSFDTDGSVFVETSDDSNVYGICVDVDEYTETAQVVPITNNVSGYFICADSSIQCGDHLDFNSEGELVKASSNLPTSINIIALSNTYKHDFRTPAEQSDSSFSSSSDFIIHFVKVTIFGNKAIQRKS
- a CDS encoding DUF1357 family protein, with the translated sequence MKTETKENKKVVSKNVKVISKANNVKSEVPTKTISLDEYNKLMKYKKGLAKNDKQILSNKASRPLSINQRVAQELAEVKAKNKAKNQILREAIKLNEIDSLSKKYLSSHFNKEALLSRGHSLDEIMLAQKRELVRKYVPRDQIRAIAKIDNLEHIKGTLLDMLLNLAKTSMKKTRKNKSVTTKSIGKTGIKFEDKISTASPHFKSTNNNELRSGILNRYKELVKRSSKVRKKRSKV
- a CDS encoding PBSX family phage terminase large subunit; this encodes MDIYSSSIFKSLQREYKRDFGIDIASFMKPKPVVIDFKSFENKFLNKKQRKVLSAIEKNNQNKVILSGGIASGKTFLACYLFLKTLLKNRHLYRKGTNNFILGNSQKALEINVIEQFEDLANMLKIPFVPKYSNRSYFEIDSLRVNLYGGDKIRDFKRFRGSNSAVIYVNEATTLHKETLKEALKRLRIKPEFIVFDTNPDHPEHYFKTDYIDKNTVYSTYNFTTYDNEEISKEFIKTQEELYKDFPTYKASVLLGEWVANNDAIFRNINIIEDYEFKSPIAYLDPAYSSGGDNTSLCVLEKVSDKYYAFIFQEQKPAVDPYVMNTIKVIMGNLNVNTLYIEDRDDIKGAGALTREYVRLRNNMENYFRIAPTKPKTDKHARIVSLLTPFTYNKMHLLDYSSRSVFRDIYSYNGDGKVHDDALDALSAAYLILSLNYRDRIRHFTKFTFI
- the bdr gene encoding Bdr family repetitive protein, translated to MYNNYIRRFFMEYMQMEPVITRQMVLNELVKAGIKRDIADDLSYRYYKNELTTKDLQYLKENFDIKLEMLERGLKAEIKELDNKIDTVENNLNNKIDKVRDELKSDIKELDNKIDIVRKDIELNKMELDTKIDKFASEVKGTLKLHAWMFGTIITLTIGILLTLIFK
- a CDS encoding Mlp family lipoprotein — translated: MKITNFTLILLLLMSSCDQENNTNKGIKSRNKRDLEQQVEAQKTPEEALREKLNDNQKKGLDFLKEALNSENMFTQLVLLNESNIKDALDHIQSELAKCTGDEAEQKKGTFKTVINGYFSTMNNETLKGIKENATSTCNQNDS
- a CDS encoding anti-CBASS protein Acb1 family protein; translated protein: MKYNSKINSYELYKHSIFFRNYINNVAEDVLHNGINLEVIYSTALGGIEDTLDNLKVELKEALLNCIISYRFNGIGYILVKTAGDDNLDLEINSELPIGFVYLDFGCVRDRGSKSPYVIYSFKEEDDEGVLVRREVKIHKSRLIIYENYDYILGSYTPCYTQSFLLNVALFETIYQEIDRRIRNYNFLFYKDESLAEINDAISKTSLQFNLLTKSNKDNSSGMFKKLFRRNSDDGSGDNSGDEVVKKGTNILNALNNDLSHELERLKSNLNNDGIFYSGSESAHLEVMKYELTFLKDTLELVKAKIGADTKEPLTRSFNEQTKGLGNDGKGDRSNYYDFLKGVQERIEIAVNQKLNQYFGLDMRFNSLILLSETDKIEHDIKLLELFEKYKSAIGYEELSEKSVELLKDKLFFGEIFLGG
- a CDS encoding DUF603 domain-containing protein, whose amino-acid sequence is MNKVKRAYEDYAMYFNEDRLSDAEIAKELCVSRANVCKMRQKWEISQDNPKEFDSDNKITICKTTLDSVLGRVLENNAKARELKSQFSITKSQLGLKFMKAFDNYLELELEDCIEEINLLEREIKMIKNKGNSRELQDKKIKLKDLKRQKEDKTMKLCYETMKKLKIADLDEGRFRFGG
- a CDS encoding DUF228 domain-containing protein, which encodes MADIAKLKKEYEDKLNEIKSYMKNPSVDPGLFSNNTEFRDKNLHFAASGGTTTSSVDIIENMPSKGYPYKRGVKLDFSDAKYEPVVVPGGGSDLYGICVDIDDYTEIAQVVPINNNFQGWLIAKKDNATSIAIGDKLKFNSFGELEKDTSSSRLINAVALSKAVKLNENLHIIHVSIFGNRAKS